Proteins co-encoded in one Armatimonadota bacterium genomic window:
- a CDS encoding PQQ-binding-like beta-propeller repeat protein: MKMRTRIIIYLVATAILFVVSGDPLSAAGQWPTFRHDANRTGMGENGSLIYEKPVPIWIFPYPEKEWREPNNVIDDKDSVGRFNATPEWQRQSADAKSPDAYADDYLYAMVTNDGGEAATWTFEMADSGAPRQVKFYIYVWFPSYVSGFPHTTDAQYSVVINGETVATFSIDQTSGGNWVPLGTSPFKLKLGAGGDTLQIRLTNKTFKLERPQNTIVIADAVKIEQDTGVALSSPIASNENPIVVVPRIETRLKPVVGTQTGRCDVGVVYGVGTEADSGIPTQTDDRGWPAWQFPSDENAWIEGGFSSTPAIGKLNGQEVAFVAGADGTIYALRTDAAALTDAERCVWRGPGWFVDDSDVVFTSSSGSWVDGPLHGGYQGIGYHHVMADANGDSKFEWFPEDIPAGSYAIYAWIPPSTADEPYISDARYTIKVGTKENPPVIVDQRDGGKWIRLGGQYIVQTGERISITLTNKTSLSLEEPRYVAADMIKVVPSELGSFQFSSPVVDDISDTKRLYIGSTSGRVYALQPGEPEPVWVYPPPDKSSIGAIYASPALDGTVLYVGSSDGRVYAINATTGNLLWVYPPDPAQGEQIKTLGQISSTTAIGDYVYVCTGGYSPTWGPPDDPSKQYKMSGRIIALSKSDGSLQWMYPPANQENKGAFLYSSPLIIKRPGEVDPILVVGSSDGNLYAVNAKDGRGLVEQGQWESYPDLFEAIYSSPAGVVIPGSNIPMAFVGTESNRIYGIDLRNGTEKKIWSYSLYGRVTSSPALSEGRMYVTDTAGATWAFSSRSGGGVGGLEDFNRTIDPNFEPEDTSGAGENAEPEVDIFPKEIYDKLQEGTAPSDLPDNLHTVALGYPRSGPLAFEWGEAIYVIAWNLRPPKDSEGRDVNEGKEFGDDGFKEKTESNCVVIFKSRGPGEESDQSQSFTMSSKGCFKGKDTGEYIHWAKYCYVLDNSSHSKPQSPGSRITVSVQERPGGNDKKAVPGDSVVPDHSKGMSDRNKYVPQILAINNPLGLVYNDTTGIGVSASVGVEAQANLFKTRRNLACTSMNGNDLIGYMPWVEGGVVSHGTSSEERIVNVCDRSLLFRINQRIDKFRVERQDLAWTGGPDRVVNPLPWDTLPPYVGINSSLDYPDIRSRNLSCVMASTREDPTQGTVSLWPSVPIQNSSDEWAVGVNPVLIQYTIPRFQPANVPNGVSPTALEWRNSGYTGKVYFYVDSNRDGRLNKPAELGQSVLIQRQVSGARAEAYREVEAQVHVPVDQRVEVVEKTIDIGKVPQGFGFTVNPNTGLPMTFLENLGDCLLSWNGPKRGFGEWFKPFTVYNLGNVNLMNIRLARKVEPPGSRLYSLDLYSDTVQDPFTGGSGNVLPADCVVSSLDPRFQSSPGFTPLPNLPPLTRTFHKARVGESPTVLRIPDVPDRWLALRPGLTPTLPVLSVAVPIGQPVGTYSQKFTLYHDWPQAEEIYRAGESLGNPIIEVKVTVTEARLTDGTTPGTLPQIDAGASINTGDMSPAAYIDPQNGNLHIFWSSSRYGGNTGGPSASTPVASDPWYLYQSTLPWLGDRWGFAAPVAGQWWSPTNANAAFPNPSGVADFFPQPPEGASGSLLPGSVRFSNPSVAVDKMSGRAWLFFGGQAYKDQTTITGVDQKVAEHRVFYTELVNGSPSSTIYTTTHDWTMPKYGIRGLATRIGSDPSNSRLWLWSFWYGGNNNKWRLYFNGNPNPDGPNAESNWSNDAQLSVPRGLTSVAEPVPLFRLAAGRTTNVIDVVYSGFSAFHKNSDIYLSRYKVPQKVNRDGSLNMDIVTLPEIRDEELTRDAKTSIWYSRHVDWDASKPSLDSDDPPSTATSFTVQVVDPVEGKLKLNVGKYIQDSQTHALIFDYSDNSDPLQVKLKGLYRAVIINPEEGTVKFLRTPEAGARILATYKPKGYRLTIDDVSDVSPFVLLDSDPNPRYRPGPGNPFVLPNADYPEDIGPPVDRLWLFWRRPAPGGKGTGLYYKAFRNSIKLNKQVAVTPEGVADVESVTVVGAYPPLETPVETDWVKNRLYFTSIEEGKRVEVRYKPAGSSEYITEQHTVTFQEEPDAKGNAFGYLTDQIINEGQIYAIKNTYSNALSSEIWVFWTSTRSGNTDLYFETICPRFYGARY; encoded by the coding sequence ATGAAGATGAGAACGAGAATTATTATATATCTAGTTGCCACCGCGATTTTATTCGTGGTTTCTGGCGACCCTTTGTCTGCTGCTGGACAGTGGCCGACGTTCCGCCACGATGCCAATCGAACAGGTATGGGAGAGAATGGCTCCTTAATATATGAGAAGCCTGTTCCGATTTGGATATTTCCCTATCCCGAAAAGGAATGGCGAGAACCAAACAATGTGATTGATGATAAGGATTCCGTTGGCAGATTCAATGCAACACCGGAATGGCAGCGGCAATCGGCAGATGCGAAATCGCCGGATGCTTATGCAGATGACTATCTATACGCTATGGTGACGAATGATGGTGGAGAAGCTGCAACATGGACATTCGAAATGGCAGATTCTGGTGCTCCACGTCAAGTAAAGTTCTATATTTATGTGTGGTTCCCCTCATACGTCTCCGGTTTTCCTCACACAACGGATGCTCAGTATTCGGTTGTTATAAATGGTGAAACCGTCGCCACATTTTCTATTGACCAGACTTCTGGTGGCAATTGGGTTCCGCTAGGAACGTCGCCATTCAAGCTGAAATTGGGTGCAGGCGGCGATACGCTCCAAATTAGATTAACCAACAAGACATTCAAGCTAGAAAGGCCACAAAATACAATTGTAATTGCCGATGCAGTTAAGATTGAACAGGACACGGGAGTGGCGCTTTCTTCTCCGATTGCTAGCAATGAAAACCCAATCGTAGTTGTGCCACGCATCGAAACTCGGTTGAAGCCCGTGGTTGGTACACAAACGGGGCGGTGTGATGTTGGCGTTGTGTATGGCGTTGGTACCGAAGCAGATTCAGGTATTCCAACTCAAACAGACGACCGCGGATGGCCCGCTTGGCAGTTTCCAAGTGATGAAAACGCGTGGATTGAGGGTGGTTTCTCAAGCACGCCTGCCATTGGAAAGCTGAATGGCCAAGAAGTTGCCTTCGTTGCAGGAGCAGATGGCACTATATATGCTTTGAGAACAGATGCCGCGGCGCTTACTGATGCTGAGAGGTGCGTATGGCGAGGGCCAGGATGGTTTGTTGACGATAGCGACGTAGTGTTTACTTCAAGTAGCGGCAGTTGGGTTGATGGACCTCTCCATGGCGGCTATCAAGGCATTGGTTACCACCATGTCATGGCGGACGCAAATGGCGATAGCAAATTTGAATGGTTCCCAGAGGATATTCCAGCGGGTTCGTATGCCATTTATGCTTGGATACCACCGTCAACTGCAGACGAGCCATATATTTCCGATGCCAGATATACCATAAAGGTCGGCACGAAAGAAAATCCACCTGTAATAGTTGACCAGCGGGACGGTGGAAAGTGGATAAGGCTAGGCGGTCAATATATTGTACAGACGGGCGAGCGGATTTCAATAACGCTTACCAACAAAACTAGCCTATCGCTTGAGGAACCTAGATATGTCGCAGCCGACATGATTAAAGTAGTTCCTTCGGAATTAGGAAGCTTCCAATTCTCGTCTCCTGTGGTTGATGACATTAGCGATACAAAAAGGCTGTATATTGGTAGCACTAGCGGCCGTGTATATGCGCTACAGCCAGGCGAACCAGAACCAGTTTGGGTGTATCCACCACCTGATAAAAGTTCAATCGGAGCCATATACGCCTCGCCAGCATTGGATGGAACCGTTCTCTATGTGGGCTCAAGCGATGGGCGTGTATATGCTATCAACGCAACAACCGGCAACCTTCTTTGGGTATATCCACCTGACCCAGCTCAAGGTGAGCAAATAAAGACTCTTGGTCAAATATCAAGTACAACTGCTATTGGTGATTATGTTTATGTATGCACTGGCGGCTATAGTCCGACATGGGGTCCTCCGGATGACCCATCCAAGCAGTACAAGATGTCAGGCAGAATAATTGCGCTTAGTAAGTCTGATGGCAGCTTGCAGTGGATGTATCCGCCAGCCAATCAGGAGAACAAGGGTGCATTTCTCTATTCCTCGCCGCTTATTATCAAGCGGCCGGGAGAAGTGGACCCCATTTTGGTGGTTGGATCGTCGGATGGAAATCTTTATGCTGTCAACGCCAAGGATGGACGGGGACTTGTGGAGCAAGGCCAGTGGGAGAGCTATCCTGACCTATTTGAAGCGATTTACTCAAGCCCAGCAGGCGTGGTTATTCCCGGATCGAATATTCCAATGGCGTTTGTGGGAACCGAAAGCAATCGGATTTATGGGATTGACCTAAGAAATGGTACAGAAAAGAAAATTTGGTCCTACTCACTTTATGGTCGGGTTACATCGTCACCAGCATTAAGCGAAGGCAGGATGTATGTGACTGATACCGCCGGTGCAACGTGGGCATTCTCAAGCAGAAGTGGCGGTGGTGTTGGTGGGTTGGAAGATTTCAACAGGACGATTGACCCGAACTTCGAACCGGAGGATACAAGCGGGGCCGGGGAGAATGCCGAGCCCGAAGTGGACATCTTTCCAAAAGAAATTTACGACAAACTTCAGGAGGGTACAGCACCAAGCGATTTGCCTGACAACTTGCATACAGTTGCCCTAGGTTATCCAAGGAGTGGACCATTGGCATTTGAATGGGGTGAGGCGATCTATGTGATAGCTTGGAACCTCCGACCACCGAAGGATTCCGAGGGTAGAGATGTCAATGAAGGCAAGGAATTTGGCGATGATGGCTTCAAGGAGAAGACCGAAAGCAACTGTGTGGTTATTTTCAAAAGTAGGGGGCCTGGAGAGGAAAGCGATCAATCGCAATCATTTACTATGTCCTCGAAAGGATGCTTCAAAGGCAAGGATACCGGCGAATACATACATTGGGCAAAGTACTGCTATGTATTGGACAATTCTTCCCACAGCAAGCCACAGTCGCCAGGTAGCCGAATAACAGTATCCGTTCAGGAAAGACCTGGTGGAAATGATAAGAAAGCGGTTCCAGGCGATTCCGTGGTGCCCGACCATAGCAAGGGCATGAGTGATAGAAATAAATATGTGCCGCAGATTTTGGCAATCAATAACCCACTAGGGCTTGTGTACAATGACACCACAGGCATAGGTGTCTCGGCAAGCGTTGGTGTCGAGGCGCAAGCAAATTTATTCAAGACAAGGAGAAACTTAGCCTGTACCTCAATGAATGGCAATGACCTTATTGGCTATATGCCTTGGGTTGAAGGCGGTGTCGTAAGCCATGGCACGAGTTCTGAGGAAAGAATCGTTAATGTTTGCGATAGAAGCCTGCTTTTCAGGATAAACCAAAGAATAGACAAGTTCAGAGTTGAACGCCAAGACCTCGCCTGGACAGGAGGACCAGATAGGGTAGTAAATCCTTTACCATGGGATACACTGCCGCCTTATGTCGGCATAAACTCAAGCCTGGATTATCCTGATATCCGCTCAAGAAATCTTTCTTGCGTAATGGCAAGCACACGTGAAGATCCCACACAGGGAACCGTGAGCCTCTGGCCATCAGTGCCTATCCAAAACAGCTCAGATGAATGGGCTGTGGGGGTCAATCCGGTATTAATACAATACACTATTCCGCGATTCCAGCCGGCAAACGTGCCAAATGGTGTTTCACCTACTGCTTTGGAGTGGCGGAATTCAGGTTACACCGGAAAGGTCTACTTCTATGTTGATTCGAACAGGGATGGCAGACTAAATAAACCTGCTGAACTGGGTCAGTCGGTACTAATTCAGCGACAAGTTAGTGGAGCAAGGGCTGAGGCATACCGCGAAGTTGAAGCACAAGTGCATGTTCCTGTAGACCAGCGCGTTGAAGTTGTAGAAAAAACCATTGACATTGGCAAGGTGCCGCAAGGGTTCGGATTTACCGTGAATCCAAATACTGGACTGCCGATGACATTCCTTGAAAATCTTGGTGATTGTTTGTTGAGTTGGAATGGGCCCAAGCGTGGTTTTGGCGAATGGTTCAAACCCTTTACAGTATATAATCTTGGCAATGTTAATTTGATGAACATCCGCTTGGCCCGCAAGGTAGAACCACCTGGCAGTCGTCTGTATTCGCTTGATTTATATAGCGATACAGTACAAGACCCATTTACGGGAGGGTCAGGAAATGTGCTGCCGGCAGATTGTGTGGTTTCTTCGCTAGACCCAAGGTTCCAGTCAAGCCCAGGGTTTACACCTTTGCCTAATTTGCCTCCATTAACCAGAACCTTCCACAAAGCGAGGGTGGGCGAGTCACCAACAGTGCTAAGGATTCCCGATGTTCCTGATCGCTGGCTCGCGTTACGGCCGGGGTTGACCCCAACACTGCCGGTACTTAGTGTGGCGGTTCCCATTGGTCAGCCAGTCGGCACGTATTCCCAAAAGTTCACGTTATATCACGACTGGCCGCAAGCAGAAGAAATCTACAGAGCGGGAGAGTCACTTGGTAATCCAATAATTGAGGTAAAAGTTACGGTCACCGAGGCTAGGCTTACGGATGGTACAACTCCTGGGACGCTTCCGCAAATAGACGCGGGCGCCTCAATAAACACGGGTGACATGTCTCCCGCAGCATATATAGATCCGCAAAACGGCAACCTGCATATATTTTGGTCTAGCAGTAGATATGGTGGAAATACTGGAGGTCCTTCTGCTTCTACGCCAGTTGCCTCCGACCCATGGTATTTATACCAATCTACACTGCCATGGCTTGGAGATAGATGGGGTTTTGCAGCACCGGTAGCTGGGCAGTGGTGGTCACCAACAAACGCAAATGCAGCTTTCCCAAATCCCAGCGGTGTTGCTGATTTCTTCCCACAGCCACCCGAAGGCGCTAGCGGAAGTCTTTTGCCAGGAAGCGTTAGGTTCAGCAACCCGTCTGTTGCCGTTGACAAAATGAGCGGCAGAGCTTGGCTCTTTTTCGGCGGCCAGGCTTATAAGGATCAAACAACTATTACCGGTGTAGACCAAAAGGTTGCCGAGCATAGGGTGTTCTATACCGAACTTGTAAATGGAAGTCCAAGTTCAACAATTTATACGACAACACATGACTGGACAATGCCAAAGTACGGTATTAGGGGGCTAGCGACTAGAATTGGCAGCGACCCGTCAAATTCAAGACTATGGCTCTGGTCGTTCTGGTACGGTGGAAATAACAACAAATGGCGATTGTATTTCAACGGAAACCCAAACCCCGATGGTCCCAATGCTGAGAGTAATTGGTCGAATGATGCCCAGCTCTCGGTGCCTCGTGGGCTTACATCTGTAGCTGAGCCAGTTCCCTTGTTCAGGCTTGCTGCTGGTCGAACGACAAACGTCATAGATGTTGTTTATTCCGGATTCTCGGCATTCCACAAAAATTCAGACATTTACCTGAGCCGCTATAAAGTTCCGCAAAAAGTCAATCGAGACGGAAGTCTGAATATGGATATTGTAACCTTGCCTGAGATTAGGGACGAAGAATTGACCCGAGACGCAAAGACTTCGATTTGGTACTCAAGGCATGTGGACTGGGATGCAAGCAAACCTAGTTTGGACTCTGATGATCCTCCAAGTACCGCTACGAGCTTTACCGTGCAGGTAGTTGACCCTGTAGAAGGCAAACTGAAGCTAAATGTAGGTAAGTATATCCAAGACTCACAAACGCACGCCTTGATATTCGATTATTCGGATAACTCTGATCCTTTGCAAGTAAAGCTGAAAGGATTATACCGTGCTGTAATAATCAATCCAGAAGAAGGCACAGTTAAATTCCTGCGCACTCCGGAGGCCGGAGCTAGAATTTTAGCCACCTATAAGCCTAAGGGTTATAGGCTAACGATCGATGATGTTTCGGATGTTTCGCCATTTGTTCTTCTGGATAGCGACCCGAACCCCCGCTACCGCCCCGGGCCAGGAAATCCGTTCGTTCTGCCAAACGCTGATTATCCTGAGGATATCGGTCCGCCAGTGGACCGCCTATGGCTATTCTGGAGGCGTCCAGCTCCTGGTGGCAAAGGAACAGGCTTGTATTACAAGGCTTTCAGGAACAGCATTAAGTTGAATAAGCAGGTCGCTGTAACTCCAGAGGGCGTCGCTGATGTTGAATCAGTGACCGTGGTAGGCGCATACCCGCCGCTCGAGACTCCTGTAGAAACCGATTGGGTGAAGAACCGTCTCTACTTTACTTCTATTGAAGAAGGCAAGAGAGTTGAGGTCAGATACAAACCGGCTGGGTCGTCGGAATATATTACGGAGCAGCATACAGTAACATTCCAAGAAGAACCTGACGCAAAAGGAAATGCGTTCGGTTACCTAACAGATCAAATAATAAACGAAGGACAGATTTATGCGATAAAGAATACCTATTCAAACGCATTGTCGAGCGAAATCTGGGTTTTCTGGACGAGCACTCGTTCGGGGAATACCGACCTATATTTCGAGACTATTTGTCCGCGATTCTATGGAGCTAGGTACTAA
- the pilM gene encoding type IV pilus assembly protein PilM, with protein sequence MGKRSSGAPTVGIDIGSSLIKVVEARPGKSGIQITALGISPTPPGTIENEIVIDPQTLGQAIRRLLSESGIKCRRCVSSVSGQSSVIVRIIEVPKMTRQELAETMKWEIERHVPFSASEVVMDFQPIERPEAPPDDQNMEVLLAVAQQEVVNTHVETIFAAGLELVAIDVEPLAVCRSLVDLSSNGEAAGTVAIINMGAETTEMAVFQDGILAFPRTIPIAGDAITRALSDTLNIPLEEAERIKRQRAKVMLDRIEIHATGAEAGGFGLTGVGGTNATVNIGAPPAEEEDLSTLAFIPGLGYGPSEPETQQSAQQAGAVPDFDVDFGEPAAPKPPSMAFDLSEEPESSAPTGQNFDFSADLQSETGMAQPTELESSMLVPAGEQSLQVSEDAISDEMIFDAIAPVLVDLAAEIRRSLEYYVSRFQKQPEKILLCGGTAKLQDIDKFLENELAIPVIIANPLRNVAFFPKGMSEDYLEEVSAVLPVSVGLAIRDLIGE encoded by the coding sequence ATGGGAAAGCGGTCTAGTGGTGCTCCCACCGTTGGGATTGATATTGGTTCTAGCTTGATAAAGGTGGTGGAGGCAAGGCCTGGAAAAAGTGGTATACAAATAACCGCTCTAGGGATAAGCCCAACTCCACCAGGGACAATAGAAAACGAAATTGTTATAGATCCTCAGACGCTTGGGCAGGCAATTCGACGCTTGCTGTCGGAAAGCGGCATAAAATGCAGGCGATGTGTGTCATCTGTCTCGGGTCAGTCCTCTGTAATTGTTAGAATTATTGAAGTGCCAAAGATGACAAGGCAAGAGCTGGCTGAGACAATGAAATGGGAAATAGAGCGCCATGTTCCTTTTTCAGCCAGCGAGGTCGTTATGGACTTCCAGCCTATTGAAAGACCCGAAGCGCCTCCTGACGACCAGAACATGGAAGTCTTGCTTGCGGTTGCCCAACAGGAAGTCGTGAATACTCATGTGGAAACCATTTTTGCAGCTGGACTTGAACTCGTTGCCATCGATGTTGAGCCTCTTGCTGTATGCAGGTCGTTAGTAGACCTTTCCAGCAATGGAGAGGCTGCAGGTACAGTAGCTATTATCAATATGGGCGCAGAAACCACGGAGATGGCCGTTTTCCAAGATGGTATACTTGCATTCCCAAGAACAATTCCGATTGCAGGCGATGCCATTACCAGGGCACTTAGCGATACGTTGAATATACCACTGGAAGAGGCAGAACGCATAAAGCGGCAACGTGCCAAAGTAATGTTGGATAGAATAGAAATCCATGCTACCGGCGCCGAAGCAGGGGGATTTGGCCTTACTGGCGTGGGAGGCACCAACGCTACTGTTAACATAGGTGCTCCACCCGCTGAGGAAGAAGATCTAAGCACATTAGCATTCATTCCTGGATTGGGATATGGCCCATCGGAGCCGGAAACTCAACAATCTGCTCAGCAAGCAGGCGCGGTTCCGGATTTCGACGTTGATTTCGGGGAGCCGGCAGCGCCAAAGCCGCCGTCTATGGCATTTGACCTGTCGGAGGAGCCTGAGTCATCTGCGCCCACCGGGCAGAATTTCGATTTCTCTGCGGATCTACAGTCCGAGACTGGAATGGCTCAACCGACTGAACTTGAGTCATCCATGCTTGTTCCTGCCGGCGAACAAAGCTTGCAAGTATCAGAGGACGCAATCTCTGACGAGATGATTTTTGATGCAATAGCGCCGGTACTTGTAGATCTAGCAGCGGAAATCAGACGGTCATTGGAGTACTACGTTAGCCGCTTCCAAAAACAACCTGAAAAGATTTTGCTATGTGGCGGAACTGCAAAGCTACAAGATATTGATAAATTTCTCGAAAATGAACTTGCAATCCCAGTAATCATAGCCAATCCTCTCAGGAATGTTGCGTTCTTTCCCAAAGGTATGTCTGAAGATTACCTAGAGGAAGTGTCAGCAGTTCTTCCAGTAAGCGTTGGTCTTGCAATTAGGGATTTGATAGGAGAATAG